From Streptomyces sp. NBC_00683, one genomic window encodes:
- a CDS encoding dihydrodipicolinate synthase family protein, translating into MDLTPLKAALADVVAIPVTPFAEDGSIDTTAHRALLRRLLDGGVRIVTPNGNTGEFYALTPDERRAVTELTIDEAGGRATVLVGVGHDVPTAVAAAEHARDSGAEMVMVHQPVHPYISQEGWIDYHRAIAEAVPELGVVPYIRNPLLAGDRLAELADSCPNVIGVKYAVPDAARFGAFARDAGLERFVWVAGLAELYAPSYFATGATGFTSGLVNVAPGVSLAMLGALRAGDYAAAMKVWEQIRRFEDLRADRQSANNVTVVKEALAALGLCRRDVRAPSRVLPEAQRAEVADLVAGWSI; encoded by the coding sequence ATGGACCTCACCCCGCTGAAGGCGGCCCTCGCAGACGTTGTGGCGATCCCGGTGACCCCGTTCGCCGAGGACGGGAGCATCGACACGACGGCGCACCGCGCCCTGCTGCGACGGCTCCTCGACGGTGGCGTCCGCATCGTCACCCCGAACGGCAACACCGGGGAGTTCTACGCGCTGACCCCCGACGAGCGGCGCGCCGTCACCGAGCTCACCATCGACGAGGCGGGCGGCCGTGCCACCGTCCTCGTGGGCGTCGGACACGACGTACCGACCGCCGTGGCCGCCGCCGAGCACGCCAGGGACTCCGGCGCCGAGATGGTGATGGTGCACCAGCCCGTGCACCCCTACATCTCGCAGGAAGGCTGGATCGACTACCACCGGGCCATCGCCGAGGCCGTTCCGGAGCTCGGAGTCGTCCCGTACATCCGCAATCCGCTCCTCGCCGGCGACCGCCTCGCCGAACTCGCGGACAGCTGCCCCAACGTCATCGGCGTGAAGTACGCCGTCCCGGACGCCGCACGCTTCGGCGCCTTCGCCCGGGACGCCGGCCTGGAACGCTTCGTCTGGGTCGCGGGACTCGCCGAGCTGTACGCACCCTCCTACTTCGCCACCGGCGCCACCGGATTCACCTCCGGCCTCGTCAATGTCGCCCCCGGTGTCTCGCTGGCCATGCTGGGGGCACTGAGGGCGGGCGACTACGCGGCGGCGATGAAGGTCTGGGAGCAGATCCGCCGCTTCGAGGACCTGCGCGCCGACCGGCAGTCCGCCAACAACGTGACCGTCGTCAAGGAGGCCCTGGCCGCGCTCGGGCTCTGCCGCCGCGACGTCCGCGCACCGAGCAGGGTCCTGCCCGAGGCGCAGCGCGCCGAGGTCGCCGACCTGGTGGCGGGGTGGTCCATATGA
- the araD gene encoding L-arabinonate dehydratase, with the protein MTGTEGTRITPEELRSHQWYGTDGLRSFSHRARTRQLGYLPEEHLGKPVIAILNTWSDINPCHVHLRDRAQAVKRGVWQAGGFPLEFPVSTLSETFQKPTPMLYRNMLAMETEELLRSYPVDGAVLLGGCDKSTPALLMGAASVDLPTVFVPAGPMLPGHWRNEVLGSGTDMWKYWDDKRAGLIGDCEMAELENGLARSPGHCMTMGTASTLTAAAEALGVTVPGASSIPAVDSGHDRMAAQSGLRIVELVWQQLTLSKILTADAYEDAVATVLALGGSTNAVIHLTAMAGRSGVKLTLDDFDRIARTVPVLANLRPGGKYLMEDFHFAGGLPGFLARLTDVLHLDRPTVSHTTLREQLDGALVHNSDVIRERDNPLVEEGGVAVLRGNLCPDGAVIKHIAAEPHLLRHTGPAVVFDDYKEMQRTINDPALALTPDHVLVLRNAGPKGGPGMPEYGMLPIPDYLLKQGVRDMVRISDARMSGTSYGACVLHIAPESFVGGPLALVRTGDLITLDVEARLLHLDVPDDELELRRARWTPPPARYGRGYGALYQDQITQADTGCDFAFLARQGDVPDPYAG; encoded by the coding sequence ATGACAGGTACCGAGGGCACGCGCATCACTCCCGAGGAGCTGCGCAGCCACCAGTGGTACGGAACGGACGGGCTCCGTTCGTTCAGCCACCGCGCCCGCACCCGCCAGCTCGGCTACCTCCCCGAGGAGCACCTGGGCAAGCCGGTCATCGCGATCCTCAACACCTGGTCCGACATCAACCCCTGCCACGTCCACCTGCGCGACCGCGCGCAGGCCGTCAAGCGGGGCGTCTGGCAGGCGGGCGGCTTCCCGCTCGAGTTCCCGGTCTCCACACTCTCGGAGACCTTCCAGAAGCCGACTCCGATGCTCTACCGCAACATGCTCGCGATGGAGACGGAGGAGCTGCTGCGCTCCTACCCCGTCGACGGCGCCGTGCTGCTGGGCGGCTGCGACAAGTCGACGCCCGCGCTCCTCATGGGCGCGGCCTCCGTCGACCTGCCGACCGTGTTCGTGCCCGCCGGGCCGATGCTGCCGGGCCACTGGCGCAACGAAGTGCTCGGCTCGGGTACGGACATGTGGAAGTACTGGGACGACAAGCGGGCCGGGCTCATCGGTGACTGCGAAATGGCCGAGCTGGAGAACGGGCTCGCCCGTTCGCCCGGCCACTGCATGACGATGGGCACCGCGTCGACCCTGACGGCCGCCGCCGAGGCGCTGGGCGTCACGGTTCCGGGCGCCTCGTCCATCCCGGCCGTCGACTCCGGTCACGACCGGATGGCGGCGCAGTCCGGGCTCAGGATCGTCGAACTGGTCTGGCAGCAGCTCACGTTGTCGAAGATCCTCACCGCCGACGCGTACGAGGACGCCGTCGCCACCGTTCTCGCGCTCGGCGGCTCCACCAACGCCGTCATCCACCTCACCGCGATGGCGGGCCGGTCCGGGGTGAAGCTCACCCTGGACGACTTCGACCGCATCGCCCGCACCGTCCCGGTCCTCGCCAACCTCCGGCCCGGCGGCAAGTACCTGATGGAGGACTTCCACTTCGCCGGCGGACTGCCCGGATTCCTGGCCCGGCTCACCGACGTACTGCATCTGGACCGTCCCACCGTCTCGCACACCACGCTGCGCGAACAGCTCGACGGGGCGCTGGTGCACAACTCCGACGTCATCCGGGAGCGGGACAACCCCCTGGTCGAGGAGGGCGGCGTGGCGGTGCTGCGCGGCAACCTCTGCCCCGACGGCGCGGTCATCAAGCACATCGCCGCCGAGCCCCACCTGCTGCGCCACACCGGTCCCGCGGTCGTCTTCGACGACTACAAGGAGATGCAGCGCACCATCAACGACCCGGCCCTGGCCCTCACTCCGGACCATGTGCTGGTGCTGCGCAACGCCGGGCCCAAGGGCGGTCCAGGCATGCCCGAGTACGGCATGCTGCCGATCCCGGACTACCTGCTGAAGCAGGGTGTACGGGACATGGTGCGGATCTCCGACGCCCGGATGAGCGGCACCAGTTACGGGGCGTGCGTGCTGCACATCGCGCCCGAGTCGTTCGTCGGCGGGCCGCTCGCCCTGGTGCGCACCGGTGACCTGATCACCCTGGACGTCGAGGCGCGGCTGCTCCACCTCGATGTTCCCGACGATGAGCTGGAGCTGCGCAGGGCCCGGTGGACACCGCCGCCCGCACGGTACGGGCGCGGCTACGGGGCGCTCTACCAGGACCAGATCACCCAGGCCGACACCGGATGCGACTTCGCGTTCCTGGCCAGGCAGGGAGACGTGCCCGACCCGTACGCGGGCTGA
- a CDS encoding carbohydrate ABC transporter permease: MAQSAAVATPPPKVPRRRSASPRRLPYLLIAPAGLLMLGFIAYPVISVFYYSLQNYNVTKPWRNGFAGFDNFTRIFTEDEQFWPTLGFSAQWVFTQVTLQLALGLALALIVNQSFIGRGISRAMVFSPWAVSGVLTSTIWILLYNSSTGFSRYLADAGIGEYGTSVLSDTGTVFWAATISELWRGVPFFAILILADLQSVSKELYEAASVDGAGRLRQFFHITLPHLRDAIILATLLRGVWEFNNVDLLYTLTGGGPAGETTTLPLYVANTGIEGHDFGYASALTTVAFVILLFCSIVYLRLSKFGGDHK, translated from the coding sequence ATGGCCCAATCCGCAGCCGTGGCCACACCGCCGCCCAAGGTGCCCCGGCGCCGCTCGGCGAGCCCCCGCCGCCTGCCGTATCTGCTGATAGCGCCCGCGGGCCTGCTGATGCTGGGCTTCATCGCCTATCCGGTGATCAGCGTCTTCTACTACAGCCTGCAGAACTACAACGTCACCAAGCCGTGGCGGAACGGCTTCGCCGGTTTCGACAACTTCACCCGCATCTTCACCGAGGACGAGCAGTTCTGGCCGACGCTCGGCTTCAGCGCCCAATGGGTCTTCACCCAGGTCACGTTGCAGCTCGCACTCGGTCTCGCACTCGCGCTGATCGTCAACCAGAGCTTCATCGGCCGCGGCATCTCGCGCGCCATGGTCTTCTCGCCCTGGGCCGTCTCCGGGGTGCTGACCAGCACCATCTGGATCCTGCTCTACAACTCCTCGACCGGCTTCAGCCGCTATCTCGCGGACGCCGGAATCGGCGAGTACGGCACCTCGGTGCTCTCCGACACCGGGACCGTCTTCTGGGCGGCGACCATCTCCGAACTCTGGCGCGGTGTCCCCTTCTTCGCCATCCTCATCCTCGCCGACCTGCAGTCCGTCTCGAAGGAGCTGTACGAGGCGGCATCGGTCGACGGCGCGGGCAGGCTGCGGCAGTTCTTCCACATCACCCTCCCGCACCTGCGGGACGCGATCATCCTCGCCACGCTGCTGCGCGGTGTCTGGGAGTTCAACAACGTCGACCTCCTCTACACCCTCACCGGCGGCGGACCGGCCGGCGAAACCACCACCCTGCCGCTCTATGTGGCCAATACCGGTATCGAGGGCCACGACTTCGGCTACGCCTCGGCGCTCACCACCGTCGCCTTCGTGATCCTCCTCTTCTGCTCGATCGTCTATCTGCGCCTGAGCAAGTTCGGAGGCGACCACAAGTGA
- a CDS encoding carbohydrate ABC transporter permease — protein sequence MTAALAEKNSAPGRSVRHSAPPPSSTRRPKRERAFDDVPRWQIYVPLGIYLLFTLIPFYWMFLFAVRPAGSTSLVPWPMTGEHFSKVWNERSFALFFQNSMIVGVCTLFATTLVALAGGYALARFNFKIKSAFMLALLCSQFIPGALMLVPLFEIFKNLQMINSLGSVVIAETVFQLPLSIILISGFIKNVPVSLEEAAWVDGCSRFRAFCAVVLPLLRPGLIAVGSFAFVHSWNHFLFALMFLSEQDKQTIPVGLNTLIGADSVDLGALAAGGVIAAVPVVIVFAFIQKWLITGFSAGAVKG from the coding sequence GTGACTGCCGCACTCGCAGAGAAGAACAGCGCACCGGGACGGTCTGTGCGACACAGCGCCCCGCCGCCCTCCTCGACCCGCCGACCCAAGCGCGAGCGTGCCTTCGACGACGTACCGCGCTGGCAGATCTACGTGCCGCTCGGCATCTACCTGCTCTTCACGCTCATCCCGTTCTACTGGATGTTCCTGTTCGCCGTACGGCCCGCCGGCTCCACCTCGCTGGTGCCCTGGCCGATGACGGGAGAGCACTTCTCCAAGGTCTGGAACGAGCGGAGCTTCGCGCTCTTCTTCCAGAACAGCATGATCGTCGGCGTCTGCACGCTGTTCGCCACGACCCTGGTCGCGCTCGCCGGCGGCTATGCCCTGGCCCGGTTCAACTTCAAGATCAAGAGCGCGTTCATGCTGGCGCTGCTCTGCTCGCAGTTCATCCCGGGCGCGCTGATGCTCGTACCGCTCTTCGAGATCTTCAAGAACCTCCAGATGATCAACTCCCTCGGGAGCGTCGTCATCGCGGAGACCGTCTTCCAGCTGCCCCTGTCGATCATCCTGATCAGCGGCTTCATCAAGAACGTGCCGGTCTCCCTGGAGGAGGCCGCCTGGGTGGACGGCTGCTCGCGCTTCAGGGCCTTCTGCGCGGTCGTCCTGCCGCTGCTGCGACCCGGACTGATCGCCGTCGGCTCCTTCGCCTTCGTCCACAGCTGGAACCACTTCCTGTTCGCCCTGATGTTCCTCAGCGAGCAGGACAAGCAGACGATCCCGGTCGGCCTGAACACCCTGATCGGCGCCGACAGCGTCGACCTGGGGGCGCTGGCCGCGGGCGGTGTCATCGCCGCGGTGCCCGTGGTGATCGTCTTCGCCTTCATCCAGAAGTGGCTGATCACCGGCTTCAGCGCCGGCGCAGTGAAGGGCTGA